TAAATCTATTACCGATTTTTTTACTCCTGTGATATTTGGTTCAGGGAAACTTTTTTCTTATCAAAAAAATATATTTAAAATTCAGACTAACTTTAATTATATCAATAAAGCCACAGAAGCGTCTGCTGGTAAAATTAATATTGTTAATCTTTGGAAAGATAATGTTAATGTAAATTTAGGAGAACCTACGGAGGAATCCACAAGAATGGCGATAGATTCTTTGGAAGCAGCTACAGAGGCTTTGAGGCAAGGAGAGATAGATGTTTTAGTAACAGCACCTATTAATAAAGACGAAATGCTAAAACATGGATTCAAGCATGCAGGGCATACAGGTTTTCTAGAAGAGAAATTTGGGAAGAAAGGATTGATGTTTTTAGTAACCGAAGATTTAAAAGTAGCCGTGGTAACGCATCATATCCCAATTTCGGAAGTGGCTCAAAACATTAGCAAAGAAAAGATAAAAAATCATCTAAATATATTAAATGCCACGTTGGTGGAAGATTTTTGTATTGCTAAACCAAAAATAGCAGTTTTAGGGCTTAATCCACATGCTGGAGACGGTGGAGCGATAGGCAAAGAGGAGCAAGAAATTATCATTCCAGCAATAAAAGAGGCTTTTGATAATGGTGTTTTGGCGTTCGGACCTTATCCTGCAGATAGTTTCTTCCAGCCACAGAAATATAAAGCTTTTGATGCTGTTTTAGCAATGTATCATGACCAAGGTTTGGCACCATTTAAAACTTTGGCGTATGAGGAGGGAGTAAATTATACAGCGGGTTTACCTTTTATAAGAACTTCTCCAGACCATGGAACAGCTTATGATATAGCAGGAAAAAATATGGCTGATCATAGCTCTTTTGAGGAAGCGGTATTTACAGGGATAAAAATTTTCCAAAATAGGAGCGAATATCAATCTCTTATGGAGAATAGGCTGAAAGTTAAAAGAAGTGGGAATAATGGCGTAGACGAAGATTTGCCAGATGAAGATGTTTAAAAAATAGAGGAAAAGACATCGGTTCTGTTTAATTTGTAATGTAGATTTTGTTATATAAAAAAAAACACTTATTTTTGCAGACCATTTTTATGGATAAATTTAGAAAATATGATATTGTTTTCTCAGGCTTAAAAAATGGTAAACACCAGTTTGAGTTTGAGATAGATAAAGAGTTCTTTAGTTTATTTAATGCAGATGTAGATTTTAGTGAACCTAAGATTTTGGTAGATGTTTTGTTGGAAAAGCATACCACTTTCTTAGAGTTTTGGGTGAAAGTATCAGGAGAAGTAACTTTGATTTGCGATATAAGTGGGAACGATTTTCCTTATGAAATAGAACATGAGCTCAAAGTTTTAGTGAAGTTTGGAGAAGAGTATGATGATAGTAACGAGGAAGTTATTACAATTCCTTCAAGTGATTATCATTTTAATGTGGCTCAATTAGTTTACGAGGCGGTGATTTTATCTATTCCAATGAAGAAAGTTTCGCCGGAGGTAGAGGGGAATGAAGAGTATGAGGCTTTGTTAGAAAAGTATAGTCCTAAAGCCTTAGGTGAATTAGAGGAAGAAAAATCCAATGAAGATATAGACCCTAGATGGCAGGCATTGAGCAAGTTAAAAAATAAATAGAGAAGAGAGTATTAACATAATATAGAAAAATAAAAAACAGTAATAATGGCACATCCTAAGAGAAGACAGTCGTCAACCAGAAGAGATAAAAGAAGAACTCACTACAAAGCAGTAGTTCCTCAGTTAGCTAAAGATGCTACTACAGGAGAGTTACATCTTTATCATAGAGCTCACTGGCACGAAGGAAAACTTTACTACAGAGGAAAGGTAGTAATGGAGAAAAATGTAGAAACTACAGAAGAAAACTAAGCTACTGTAGTAGAAATTATTTTATGTATAAAACCGCTCTTTTTTTTGGATTGAGTGGTTTTTGTTATTATATTTGGGTGTTAAAAATTATCTTATGGATTTAAAAGATTTACAAAACCTCATTAAGTTTGTTTCTAAGTCGGAAGTGGCTGAGGTTAAATACAAAACAAAGGATTACGAAATAAATATTAAAAATCCTGGCTCTAATGAGAATATAACTTATGTTCAGCAATCTTTACCACAATCTCCTGCAGTTTCGCCTGTGGCATCGCCAGTAGCTCCTGCGGCAGTATCTTCGTCATCTGCTCCTGTAGCTCAGGAGGGTAAAGCAGATGATGATAGTAAATATATCGCTATTAAATCACCAATGATAGGTACATTCTATAGAAAGCCATCGCCAGATAAAGATGTTTTTGTAAATGTAGGAGATTCTGTATCTGAAGGGAAGGTAGTTTGCGTTATAGAAGCTATGAAACTATTTAACCAAATAGAGAGTGAGGTAAGTGGTAAGATAGTTAAAATATTGGTAGATGATGCAACTCCTGTGGAGTATGATCAGCCATTATTCCTTGTTGATCCGTCTTAAGTAGAGAAATTTTAAGTCAAAAAAGTGTTACAGTTTGCTCTGTTGATATGGGGTAATTTATTTTTAATTTAAAGTTTCTTATAAAATGTTTAAAAAAATATTAATAGCCAATCGTGGAGAGATTGCAATGAGGATTCTCCGTACTTGTAGGGAGATGGGGATAAAAACTGTTGCAGTTTATTCTACAGCGGATAAAGATAGTCTGCATGTAAGATTTGCAGACGAAGCGGTTTGTATAGGACCTCCAACGAGTAAAGACTCTTATTTGAGTATACCTAATATACTTGCTGCAGCCGAGATTACCAATGCTGATGCTATCCACCCAGGATATGGGTTTTTGTCGGAAAACGCTAATTTTTCTAGAATTTGTCAGAAAAATAATATCAAGTTCATAGGAGCTAGCCCAGAACAAATAGAAAAAATGGGGGACAAGGCTACTGCTAAAGCAACTATGAAGGCTGCGGGGATACCTTGTGTGCCAGGTTCTGATGGTTTGATAGGTTCTTATGAAGAGGCTGCAAAAATTGCAGAAAAAATTGGTTATCCAGTGATGATAAAAGCAACTGCAGGAGGTGGAGGAAAGGGTATGCGTGCTGTTTGGAAAGCGGAGGATCTTAGAGATCACTGGGATTCCGCGGTGCAAGAGGCTGTTGCTGCTTTCGGTAATGGAGGTATGTATATGGAAAAACTCATAGAAGAGCCTAGACATATTGAAATACAGATAGCTGGCGACCAATATGGTAAGGCTTGCCATCTTTCTGAAAGGGATTGTTCTATACAAAGGAGAAATCAAAAGTTAACAGAGGAAACTCCTTCTCCTTTTATGACTGAAGAACTTCGTGAAAAAATGGGAGAGGCCGCGGTAAAGGCTGCAGAATATATTGGTTATGAAGGAGTAGGTACGATAGAGTTCTTAGTAGATAAGCACAGGAATTTCTACTTTATGGAAATGAACACTCGTATCCAAGTAGAGCATCCTATTACAGAGCAGGTTATAGATTATGACCTTATTAGAGAACAAATTCTTCTAGCGGCAGGAACGCCTATATCTGGTGTAAATCATTATCCTAAACTACACTCAATAGAATGTAGGATTAATGCGGAAGATCCTTATCAAGATTTTAGACCATCTCCGGGAAAAATTACTAGTCTTAATATTCCGGGAGGACACGGGATAAGAGTAGATACTCATGTTTACTCTGGTTATACCATACCATCTAATTATGATTCTATGATAGCTAAACTCATTACTACGGCTCAAACTAGAGAAGAAGCTATTGCTAAAATGAAGAGGGCTTTAGAAGAGTTTTATATAGAGGGAGTTAAAACTACGGTAGCCTTCCATAGGCAGTTGATGGATGATCCAGACTTTGTAGCAGGTAATTATACTACCAAGTTTATGGAAACCTTTAAAATGAATAAAGATTACGAAAATATGTAATGTGCTTAGCCCCTAGAAATAATTTTTTAGGGGTTTTTCATAAAGAGTGGCAAAAGGGTGGTTTAAATAAAAAATCATTAAATTTGCCGATATACTTGTATTTATTTAAAAATAGTAATATGTCAAATAACAAAAATTTGAAAACAGCTCAGTATTTTATAGATTTGGAGGATCGTCATGGTGCCCATAACTATCATCCACTACCAGTAGTTTTAGACAGAGGAGAAGGTGTTTTGGTATGGGATGTAGAAGGAAAACAATATTATGATTTCCTTTCTGCTTATTCGGCAGTTAATCAAGGGCATTCTCATCCTAAAATTGTAAATGCTTTGGTGGAACAGGCTAAGGTATTATCATTAACTTCTCGTGCGTTCTATAATTCTAAACTAGGGATTTATGAAGAGAAGATAACTAAACTTTTAGGTTTTGATAAAGTATTGCCTATGAACTCTGGTGCAGAAGCCGTAGAAACAGCTATAAAACTTGCGAGAAAATGGGCCTATGAAGTAAAAGGCGTTCAAGGTAATAATGCTAAAATTATTGTTTGTGAGAATAATTTCCACGGAAGAACGACAACGATAGTTTCTTTTTCTAACGACCCTGATGCTCACAGTAATTATGGTCCATTTACGCCAGGGTTTATAAGAATACCTTATGATGATTTAGATGCTTTACAAAAGGTGTTAGAAGAAGAAGCTGAAAATGTAGCTGGATTTTTGGTAGAGCCTATACAGGGTGAAGCTGGAGTATATGTACCTACAGAAGGTTTCTTGAAGAAAGCACAAGAACTTTGTAAAAAGCATAATGTTTTGTTTATTGCAGATGAAGTACAGACAGGTATTGCTAGAACGGGTAAGCTAATAGCGTGTCATCACGAAGAGGTGCAACCAGATATTTTAATTTTGGGTAAGGCGTTGTCTGGAGGAATGTATCCAGTATCTGCTGTTTTAGCGAATGATAGTATTATGAAGGTAATACACCCAGGGCAACATGGTTCTACCTTCGGAGGTAACCCTTTGGCGTGTGCTGTGGCAATAGCAGCTTTGGATGTAGTTCAGGAGGAGAAATTATCTGAAAGAGCAGAAAGATTGGGTAAAATATTCCGTGCGGAGATAGAAAAGATTATAGCAAAAACAGATTTAATCTATAAGGTAAGAGGAAAAGGATTATTAAATGCTATTCTTATCAATGATAGCCAAGACAGTCCAACAGCATGGAATCTTTGTTTAGATTTAGCTAAAAATGGTCTTCTAGCGAAGCCTACACACGGTAATATTATCCGTTTAGCTCCACCTTTGGTAATTACAGAGGAGCAGCTAATGGAGTGTGTTGCTATTATAGAAAAAACGGTTTTGGAGTTTAAGAAAGCTTAAATGGTAACCATTATCATACCTATCTATAAAGAGAAACCTACAGCACTTGAAGTGGTTTCTATTGAGC
This Riemerella anatipestifer DNA region includes the following protein-coding sequences:
- a CDS encoding YceD family protein, yielding MDKFRKYDIVFSGLKNGKHQFEFEIDKEFFSLFNADVDFSEPKILVDVLLEKHTTFLEFWVKVSGEVTLICDISGNDFPYEIEHELKVLVKFGEEYDDSNEEVITIPSSDYHFNVAQLVYEAVILSIPMKKVSPEVEGNEEYEALLEKYSPKALGELEEEKSNEDIDPRWQALSKLKNK
- the rpmF gene encoding 50S ribosomal protein L32, whose product is MAHPKRRQSSTRRDKRRTHYKAVVPQLAKDATTGELHLYHRAHWHEGKLYYRGKVVMEKNVETTEEN
- the pdxA gene encoding 4-hydroxythreonine-4-phosphate dehydrogenase PdxA; the encoded protein is MSVKHHKPRVGISIGDFNGIGPEIILKTLKDKSITDFFTPVIFGSGKLFSYQKNIFKIQTNFNYINKATEASAGKINIVNLWKDNVNVNLGEPTEESTRMAIDSLEAATEALRQGEIDVLVTAPINKDEMLKHGFKHAGHTGFLEEKFGKKGLMFLVTEDLKVAVVTHHIPISEVAQNISKEKIKNHLNILNATLVEDFCIAKPKIAVLGLNPHAGDGGAIGKEEQEIIIPAIKEAFDNGVLAFGPYPADSFFQPQKYKAFDAVLAMYHDQGLAPFKTLAYEEGVNYTAGLPFIRTSPDHGTAYDIAGKNMADHSSFEEAVFTGIKIFQNRSEYQSLMENRLKVKRSGNNGVDEDLPDEDV
- the rocD gene encoding ornithine--oxo-acid transaminase, translating into MSNNKNLKTAQYFIDLEDRHGAHNYHPLPVVLDRGEGVLVWDVEGKQYYDFLSAYSAVNQGHSHPKIVNALVEQAKVLSLTSRAFYNSKLGIYEEKITKLLGFDKVLPMNSGAEAVETAIKLARKWAYEVKGVQGNNAKIIVCENNFHGRTTTIVSFSNDPDAHSNYGPFTPGFIRIPYDDLDALQKVLEEEAENVAGFLVEPIQGEAGVYVPTEGFLKKAQELCKKHNVLFIADEVQTGIARTGKLIACHHEEVQPDILILGKALSGGMYPVSAVLANDSIMKVIHPGQHGSTFGGNPLACAVAIAALDVVQEEKLSERAERLGKIFRAEIEKIIAKTDLIYKVRGKGLLNAILINDSQDSPTAWNLCLDLAKNGLLAKPTHGNIIRLAPPLVITEEQLMECVAIIEKTVLEFKKA
- the accB gene encoding acetyl-CoA carboxylase biotin carboxyl carrier protein yields the protein MDLKDLQNLIKFVSKSEVAEVKYKTKDYEINIKNPGSNENITYVQQSLPQSPAVSPVASPVAPAAVSSSSAPVAQEGKADDDSKYIAIKSPMIGTFYRKPSPDKDVFVNVGDSVSEGKVVCVIEAMKLFNQIESEVSGKIVKILVDDATPVEYDQPLFLVDPS
- the accC gene encoding acetyl-CoA carboxylase biotin carboxylase subunit — translated: MFKKILIANRGEIAMRILRTCREMGIKTVAVYSTADKDSLHVRFADEAVCIGPPTSKDSYLSIPNILAAAEITNADAIHPGYGFLSENANFSRICQKNNIKFIGASPEQIEKMGDKATAKATMKAAGIPCVPGSDGLIGSYEEAAKIAEKIGYPVMIKATAGGGGKGMRAVWKAEDLRDHWDSAVQEAVAAFGNGGMYMEKLIEEPRHIEIQIAGDQYGKACHLSERDCSIQRRNQKLTEETPSPFMTEELREKMGEAAVKAAEYIGYEGVGTIEFLVDKHRNFYFMEMNTRIQVEHPITEQVIDYDLIREQILLAAGTPISGVNHYPKLHSIECRINAEDPYQDFRPSPGKITSLNIPGGHGIRVDTHVYSGYTIPSNYDSMIAKLITTAQTREEAIAKMKRALEEFYIEGVKTTVAFHRQLMDDPDFVAGNYTTKFMETFKMNKDYENM